In the genome of Pseudomonadota bacterium, the window GCCTCTTCATACGCAAGATCCGCTGGGACGACATGGAGGGCGCAGTGCGCCTGCTGAGGCGCACGAACGTGCTCGCCGGCTCCTGCGCGCGAATATGCCCTGCGGGTGCGCTCTGCGGGAACAGGTGCACGGCAAAGGGGCTCGCGCGTCCCATCGACATCCGTGGACTGCAGCGCTTCGCCATGGACTGGGAGATGCAAAACGGGATGATCGAGCCCGCACAGCCCGCGCGCGACGGCAGGGACGTGGCCGTGATAGGCGCGGGCCCGGCGGGGCTCGGGTGTGCGGCGGAGCTCGCCGTTCGCGGCCATCGCGTCACGGTCTACGAGCGCGAGGGGTTTCCCGGCGGCATGCTGCGCTCGTGCATCCCGTCCTTCAGGCTGCCGCACGACGTGGTCGACTTCGAGGTCGCGTTCATAAGGAAGCTCGGCGTTGAGATCAAATACGGCGA includes:
- a CDS encoding FAD-dependent oxidoreductase gives rise to the protein MSIEAYTQVTAKLEANRCLMCADPPCACDCPAGVDPRLFIRKIRWDDMEGAVRLLRRTNVLAGSCARICPAGALCGNRCTAKGLARPIDIRGLQRFAMDWEMQNGMIEPAQPARDGRDVAVIGAGPAGLGCAAELAVRGHRVTVYEREGFPGGMLRSCIPSFRLPHDVVDFEVAFIRKLGVEIKYG